One window from the genome of Spirosoma rhododendri encodes:
- a CDS encoding polyketide synthase has translation MSDHVFAVAQQALPDSFTIHRLVADAMVRTAPDTTAVRIGGELLTYRQLDEQSDILSQAILRVASDSQLVGISCTRSLDMVVGVLAILKAGKAYLPLDPTYPDARLRQLINDSGVQHCLSTTADEPLFTELGLHVIRPDATQDGPSQAVTTQNETACVLYTSGSTGKPKGVCLTHMGLVNMLTNQVGRWAGQPGLQTLQFCHLSFDASFQEIFVPLLTGGTIHLVDDSYRLNAGRLLDYIEQERINRVFLPYVVLQYLTETAVASHRFPADLREIITGGELLKITPAIAQFFDALPGCALMNVYGPTEASVWVTENRLQGDALNWPQLPSIGRVVPGCGVIILNEQLEPVEEGEIGEIGIAGVCLANGYLNQPDRTADAFIDWQHPQYGPTRLYRTGDLARFMPDGTLDFHGRRDTQVKIRGNRVELGEIEVLLAQQPAVQQAVVVAREDIPGHKRLVAYVVVPATNFSVPLLRTALTERLPDFMLPTYYVRLDDLPRTTSGKVDKAQLPPPDHSRPDLTTLLRPARTALEKEIVGMWGEWLQLNPVGLDDNFFELGGNSLLAQQTIAALEQRGFTVPITKLYQYPTAGALAEFIQPTTSIRPGQPQPELTAPRRATADDTDVAVIGMSGRFPGASTIDELWSLLKEGRETTRFFTDAELDAAIPASVRENPQYVKARGVIDGADQFDARFFGLTPAIAQVMDPQQRIFLEIAYEALETTGYLPELYGGRVGVFAGCGNNTYYLNNVLANPDVVAQVGSFQAMTVNEKDYIASRTAYQLNLNGPAVSVYSACSTSLLAITQAVQSLRSGQCEVALAGGASITAPVSSGHLYQEGAMFSSDGHTRSFNADSTGTVFSDGAGVVLLKRLTDARRDGDTVYAVIKGIGVNNDGGNKGSFTAPNADGQAGSIRMALADAQVDPATISYVEAHGTATPVGDPIEIEGLTAAFGPQDRNQYCAIGSIKSNMGHLTQAAGVAGLIKAVLSLHYRQLPPSINYERPNPVIDFANSPFYVNATLRDWDQEQESTARRANSRRANPRRANPRRAGVSSFGVGGTNVHVVLEEFAETVTEPISDKPARPVQLLMWSAKSVASRHAFAQQLVARLQQPNAPALADVAFTLPLTRPGYVHRQFAVAASADELTQTLTSNPGINAQTLGRAPGDVVFLFPGQGAQFLNMGRALYEYEPTFRQAIDDCAEHLRPHLDVDIRKVLYPDTINLEVEQQLRNTRYTQAALFVTEYALARLWMSWGIEPSILCGHSVGEFVAAHLAGVFTLPDALRLVAARGRLVSEQPRGSMLSVRLGIDQLQPLLPDTLSVAAVNSRHLCVVAGQDEDIADFARLLDEREIPNRPLATSHAFHSAMMDPIVTQFAEIVKTVPLSRPQKPIVSTVTGTFMTDAQATDPAYWATHLRATVRFADALDTILTLDKPLLLEVGPGRSMATLARQHATGQAQPGSVLAGLATQADDKATYEALLTTLGQLYLHGLPIDWRAFYAGQNRRRVALPTYAFDRRRCWIDAPVSNPVLTELLPSYTTNQQASNSSTPPMRTPSLLNKIYQLLEDASGIEMADVAPETSFLELGFDSLLLTQMAITLRNEFGTPITFRQLTTDLTSPNDLAAFLDQQLPADQYAPAPVAVPAPVAAPVSQPAPMAEPVMPAMAPMPMAAAPALMPVGMVGGDSALGLIAQQLQLLARQVALMQGVPAQPAPVAPPVAVPPAPTPQPVAVQQPIAPPAPPIKPATLSVPTTGELTPEEAIEHKKPFGATAKIERQTQELTQPQQQFLAQLTQRYNSKTAGSKAYAQQHRAQMADPRVVSGFRPLTKEIVYPIVVNRSAGSRLWDVDGNEYIDVLNGFGSNMFGYQPDFIKKALHEQIEKGFEVGPQHELAGEVSQLVCELTGSERVALCNTGSEAVLGAMRVARTITGRSLIVAFAGSYHGIVDEVLVRGSKKLKTFPAASGIMANVVQNMLILDYGTDESLRIIRERADELAAVLVEPIQSRRPEFVPIDFLNELRSITTASGSALIFDEVITGFRMHLGGAQALLGIRADMATYGKVAGAGMSIGIIAGKRSFMDALDGGHWQYGDASAPEVGVTYFAGTFVRHPLALAAAKASMLHLREQGVGLQQALTRKTTYLADTLNTYLTERQLPMFIAHFGSLWKLKFTEDVPYAELLFTLMREKGIHIWDGFPCFMTEAHTDEELSTVIDAFCRSIDTMIDATFFPGKSVSTTPPVSAGSTLYQLEPPVAGARLGRDRAGNPAWFLPDPERPGAYLQVDLMA, from the coding sequence ATGTCAGATCATGTATTCGCCGTAGCGCAACAGGCCCTGCCCGACTCCTTCACAATACACCGCCTGGTGGCCGATGCCATGGTGCGCACCGCCCCCGACACGACTGCCGTGCGGATAGGTGGCGAACTCCTGACGTACCGGCAGCTGGATGAGCAGTCAGACATACTGAGTCAGGCCATTCTCCGGGTAGCGTCCGATAGTCAGCTGGTAGGAATCAGCTGCACCCGCAGTCTTGATATGGTTGTGGGTGTGCTGGCGATTCTGAAAGCGGGCAAGGCGTATCTGCCCCTTGACCCCACCTATCCCGACGCCCGGCTGCGGCAGCTCATCAACGATTCCGGGGTGCAGCACTGCCTGTCGACGACCGCTGACGAGCCGCTGTTTACCGAACTGGGTCTGCACGTGATTCGCCCGGATGCAACCCAGGATGGTCCATCGCAAGCCGTCACGACGCAGAACGAAACGGCCTGTGTACTCTACACGTCGGGCTCGACAGGTAAGCCGAAGGGCGTTTGTCTGACCCACATGGGGCTGGTCAACATGCTGACCAATCAGGTGGGTCGCTGGGCTGGTCAGCCGGGCTTGCAGACCCTTCAGTTCTGTCACCTGAGCTTCGACGCGTCCTTCCAGGAAATTTTCGTGCCGCTGCTCACGGGTGGCACCATTCACCTTGTCGACGATTCGTACCGGCTCAACGCGGGGCGGTTGCTCGACTATATCGAACAGGAACGCATCAACCGGGTATTCCTGCCCTACGTGGTGCTCCAATACCTGACCGAAACGGCCGTTGCCAGTCATCGGTTTCCCGCCGACCTACGGGAGATCATCACCGGTGGCGAACTGCTCAAAATAACCCCCGCCATCGCGCAATTTTTCGACGCCCTGCCCGGCTGTGCGCTGATGAACGTGTACGGCCCGACCGAAGCGAGCGTCTGGGTGACGGAAAACCGCTTGCAGGGCGACGCCTTGAACTGGCCTCAACTGCCGAGCATCGGGCGGGTGGTGCCGGGTTGTGGCGTTATCATTCTCAACGAACAGCTTGAGCCGGTAGAGGAGGGTGAAATCGGCGAAATTGGTATCGCGGGCGTATGCCTGGCCAATGGCTACCTCAACCAGCCGGATCGCACCGCCGACGCGTTTATCGACTGGCAGCACCCGCAGTACGGCCCAACGCGACTGTACCGCACGGGTGATCTAGCCCGGTTTATGCCCGACGGCACGCTCGACTTTCACGGTCGGCGGGATACGCAGGTAAAGATTCGGGGTAACCGGGTCGAACTGGGCGAAATCGAAGTGTTACTGGCGCAGCAGCCCGCCGTGCAACAGGCAGTTGTGGTGGCGCGGGAAGACATACCGGGTCACAAACGACTGGTGGCCTACGTGGTGGTTCCGGCGACTAATTTTTCCGTCCCGCTGCTCCGCACTGCGCTGACCGAGCGGTTGCCCGATTTCATGCTGCCGACCTACTATGTCCGGCTCGATGATCTGCCCCGCACCACAAGTGGTAAAGTCGACAAGGCGCAGCTGCCCCCGCCCGATCACAGCCGCCCCGACCTGACAACCTTGCTCCGCCCGGCCCGTACGGCGCTGGAGAAAGAAATTGTCGGTATGTGGGGCGAGTGGCTGCAACTGAACCCCGTCGGGCTGGATGATAATTTCTTCGAACTGGGCGGTAATTCCCTGCTGGCGCAACAGACCATCGCGGCCCTGGAGCAACGCGGCTTTACGGTACCTATCACCAAACTGTACCAATACCCGACAGCGGGTGCGCTGGCTGAATTTATCCAGCCAACAACCAGTATTCGGCCCGGACAGCCGCAACCTGAATTAACCGCTCCCCGTCGTGCTACTGCCGACGATACCGACGTGGCGGTGATTGGTATGAGCGGCCGTTTTCCGGGAGCCAGCACCATCGATGAACTGTGGTCGTTGCTGAAAGAAGGGCGTGAAACGACCCGCTTTTTCACCGACGCCGAACTCGACGCGGCTATCCCGGCGTCGGTCCGGGAGAACCCGCAGTACGTAAAAGCGCGGGGCGTTATCGACGGTGCCGATCAGTTCGACGCCCGCTTCTTTGGCCTGACCCCCGCCATCGCGCAGGTGATGGACCCGCAGCAGCGTATTTTTCTGGAGATCGCCTACGAAGCCCTCGAAACGACCGGCTACCTGCCCGAACTGTACGGCGGTCGGGTAGGGGTGTTTGCGGGTTGTGGCAACAATACATACTACCTGAACAATGTCCTGGCTAACCCTGACGTGGTGGCGCAGGTCGGTTCGTTTCAGGCCATGACCGTCAACGAGAAGGATTACATTGCCTCCCGGACGGCTTATCAACTCAATCTCAACGGCCCCGCCGTGAGCGTCTACTCAGCCTGCTCGACGTCGCTGCTGGCGATTACGCAGGCGGTGCAAAGCCTGCGTAGCGGACAGTGTGAGGTGGCGCTGGCGGGTGGGGCCAGTATTACGGCACCCGTCAGCAGTGGGCATCTGTATCAGGAAGGGGCCATGTTCAGCAGCGACGGGCACACCCGCTCGTTCAACGCCGACTCAACGGGTACCGTCTTTAGCGACGGTGCCGGGGTGGTGTTGCTGAAACGACTGACCGACGCCCGTCGCGACGGCGATACGGTCTACGCGGTTATCAAAGGCATCGGCGTCAATAACGACGGAGGCAACAAAGGCAGCTTCACGGCACCCAACGCCGACGGACAGGCCGGTTCGATTCGGATGGCCCTCGCCGATGCGCAGGTCGACCCGGCAACGATCAGCTACGTTGAAGCGCATGGTACGGCGACTCCCGTTGGCGACCCGATCGAAATCGAAGGACTAACGGCGGCTTTCGGCCCGCAGGACCGGAATCAGTACTGCGCCATTGGTTCGATCAAGAGTAATATGGGGCACCTGACGCAGGCAGCGGGGGTGGCCGGGCTGATAAAAGCGGTACTGAGTCTGCATTATCGGCAACTCCCACCGTCGATCAACTACGAGCGGCCCAACCCCGTTATCGACTTCGCCAACAGTCCGTTCTACGTCAACGCAACCCTGCGCGACTGGGATCAGGAACAAGAATCAACAGCACGCCGGGCGAATTCACGCCGAGCGAATCCACGCCGGGCGAATCCACGCCGGGCGGGCGTTAGTTCGTTCGGCGTGGGCGGTACCAACGTTCACGTCGTGCTGGAGGAATTCGCGGAAACCGTTACCGAACCGATCAGCGACAAACCTGCGCGGCCCGTTCAACTACTGATGTGGTCGGCAAAGTCGGTCGCCAGTCGGCACGCTTTTGCGCAGCAACTGGTTGCCCGGCTGCAACAGCCCAATGCCCCTGCCTTGGCCGACGTTGCGTTTACGCTGCCCCTGACCCGACCCGGCTACGTCCATCGTCAGTTTGCCGTGGCGGCATCGGCCGACGAGCTAACGCAGACACTAACCAGCAATCCGGGGATCAATGCCCAGACACTTGGCCGCGCGCCCGGCGATGTCGTGTTTTTGTTTCCGGGGCAGGGGGCGCAGTTCCTGAATATGGGCCGGGCTCTGTACGAGTACGAACCCACGTTCCGGCAGGCGATCGACGACTGCGCTGAGCACCTGCGTCCGCATCTCGATGTCGACATCCGGAAGGTGCTATATCCTGATACCATCAATTTGGAAGTCGAGCAGCAACTGCGCAACACACGCTACACGCAGGCGGCTTTGTTCGTAACGGAATACGCCCTGGCCCGGCTCTGGATGAGCTGGGGTATTGAGCCATCAATTTTATGCGGTCACAGCGTCGGGGAATTCGTGGCGGCTCATCTGGCGGGCGTATTCACGCTGCCGGATGCCTTACGGCTCGTCGCGGCTCGTGGTCGGCTGGTGAGCGAACAGCCGCGCGGCAGTATGCTATCGGTGCGGCTGGGTATTGATCAGCTTCAGCCGCTGTTGCCAGATACGTTGTCGGTGGCCGCTGTCAACAGCCGCCATCTGTGCGTAGTGGCGGGGCAGGACGAGGATATTGCCGATTTCGCCCGGCTGCTCGACGAACGGGAAATTCCCAATCGGCCGCTGGCAACCAGTCACGCATTTCACTCGGCCATGATGGACCCCATCGTGACGCAATTCGCCGAAATCGTCAAAACAGTACCACTCAGCCGACCGCAAAAACCCATTGTGTCGACGGTAACGGGTACCTTTATGACCGATGCGCAGGCTACCGACCCGGCTTACTGGGCCACGCACCTCCGCGCAACGGTACGCTTCGCTGACGCCCTCGACACGATTCTGACGCTCGACAAGCCACTTTTGCTGGAAGTCGGGCCGGGCCGCTCGATGGCTACCTTGGCCAGACAACATGCAACCGGTCAGGCGCAGCCGGGATCGGTACTGGCTGGACTGGCAACGCAGGCCGACGACAAAGCCACGTATGAAGCACTGCTGACGACGCTTGGCCAGTTGTACCTGCACGGCCTGCCCATCGACTGGCGCGCGTTTTATGCCGGGCAAAACAGGCGACGGGTGGCCCTGCCGACTTACGCGTTCGACCGGCGTCGCTGCTGGATCGATGCCCCCGTCAGCAACCCGGTACTTACTGAGCTACTACCTTCCTATACTACGAATCAACAAGCGAGTAATTCTTCTACACCGCCTATGAGAACTCCCTCTCTTCTTAACAAAATCTACCAGCTACTGGAGGATGCATCGGGCATCGAAATGGCCGATGTAGCGCCGGAAACAAGTTTTCTCGAACTCGGTTTCGATTCCCTCCTGCTGACGCAGATGGCCATTACCCTCCGTAACGAGTTTGGTACGCCCATTACCTTCCGGCAGCTAACCACCGACCTGACCAGCCCCAACGATCTGGCCGCTTTCCTCGATCAGCAACTACCCGCCGATCAGTATGCACCGGCACCGGTGGCTGTGCCCGCGCCTGTTGCTGCCCCTGTTAGTCAGCCTGCGCCGATGGCTGAGCCAGTTATGCCCGCTATGGCTCCCATGCCGATGGCGGCCGCACCTGCCCTTATGCCCGTCGGTATGGTCGGTGGTGATTCTGCGCTGGGGCTGATCGCTCAGCAACTGCAACTGCTGGCCCGGCAGGTAGCCCTGATGCAGGGCGTTCCCGCACAGCCTGCGCCGGTAGCCCCGCCCGTTGCCGTTCCGCCCGCTCCAACCCCGCAGCCGGTAGCGGTACAGCAACCCATAGCACCACCAGCCCCGCCGATAAAGCCCGCTACGCTATCCGTACCGACAACGGGAGAACTGACGCCGGAGGAAGCGATTGAGCACAAAAAGCCATTCGGAGCAACGGCTAAAATCGAACGGCAGACACAGGAACTGACGCAACCGCAGCAACAATTTCTCGCTCAGCTTACGCAGCGGTACAACAGCAAAACGGCGGGTAGCAAAGCCTATGCGCAGCAACATCGGGCGCAGATGGCCGATCCGCGCGTGGTGTCGGGCTTCCGTCCGCTGACTAAAGAAATCGTGTATCCCATCGTGGTCAACCGCTCGGCGGGGAGCCGGTTGTGGGACGTCGACGGCAACGAATACATCGACGTGCTGAATGGCTTTGGGTCCAACATGTTCGGCTATCAGCCTGACTTTATCAAAAAAGCACTGCACGAGCAGATCGAAAAAGGCTTTGAGGTTGGGCCGCAGCACGAGCTGGCGGGCGAGGTTAGTCAGCTGGTTTGCGAACTGACCGGATCGGAGCGCGTGGCGCTGTGCAACACTGGTTCCGAAGCGGTGCTGGGAGCCATGCGCGTCGCCCGGACGATTACCGGCCGGTCGCTGATTGTGGCATTCGCGGGTTCGTACCACGGCATTGTCGATGAAGTACTGGTGCGCGGGTCGAAGAAGCTGAAGACCTTCCCGGCGGCATCGGGCATCATGGCCAACGTGGTGCAGAACATGCTTATCCTGGACTATGGTACCGACGAAAGTCTGCGGATCATCCGGGAGCGGGCCGACGAACTGGCGGCTGTACTGGTCGAGCCGATACAAAGCCGACGCCCGGAATTTGTCCCCATTGACTTCCTGAACGAATTGCGGTCGATTACAACCGCGTCGGGTTCAGCCCTGATTTTCGATGAAGTCATCACCGGCTTCCGTATGCACCTGGGCGGGGCGCAGGCCCTGCTCGGTATCCGGGCCGACATGGCGACCTACGGCAAAGTGGCCGGGGCGGGTATGTCGATCGGCATTATTGCCGGGAAGCGGTCGTTTATGGATGCGCTCGATGGTGGCCACTGGCAATACGGCGACGCGTCGGCTCCTGAAGTGGGCGTGACGTACTTCGCCGGTACGTTTGTGCGGCACCCGCTGGCGCTGGCCGCTGCGAAGGCGTCGATGCTGCACCTGCGCGAGCAGGGCGTTGGACTACAGCAGGCCCTGACCCGCAAAACAACCTACCTGGCCGATACGCTGAACACCTACCTGACCGAGCGGCAGCTGCCCATGTTCATCGCTCATTTCGGGTCGCTCTGGAAGCTCAAGTTTACCGAAGACGTACCGTACGCTGAACTGCTGTTCACGCTGATGCGCGAAAAAGGCATTCATATCTGGGACGGTTTCCCCTGCTTTATGACCGAAGCGCATACCGACGAGGAACTGAGCACGGTGATCGACGCATTCTGCCGCAGCATCGATACGATGATCGACGCGACGTTTTTTCCGGGTAAATCGGTAAGCACCACTCCGCCGGTCAGTGCCGGATCAACCCTGTATCAGCTAGAGCCACCTGTGGCCGGGGCCAGATTAGGCCGTGACCGCGCAGGTAACCCGGCCTGGTTTTTGCCCGACCCCGAGCGGCCTGGTGCCTATTTACAGGTTGATTTAATGGCCTGA
- a CDS encoding non-ribosomal peptide synthetase yields MVDNVTNPQLTAVDFDPFAGPPIALLAPTIEPQQELWASCLLGGDDASRAYNESVSLRFTGRLDRLLFERALQQLVQRHEALRSAFSADGQQMLIFSELIIPLYYQDISEQSSASQQQLTADYVRVDAEYRFDLLDGPLLKPGLFRLGELDHLFVLTAHHIVCDGWSLGIMLQDLGRMYSGLVQHRPVSLPAPPQISDYAHQQLMYSNSPAYRQTEQYWLDLYRDAVPTVSLPTDWPRPALRTFQSARQDYPLRADLGPALRKVGAKAGASFVTTLIAAFEVLLQRLTGQTDLIVGLPTAGQSATDNPRLVGHCVNLLPLRSRPQPDLSFVDYLRVRKGELLDAFEHQQLTFGTLLKKLSIPRDPSRVPMVPVLFNVDLGLTEDIAFEGLTYQFISNPRAYETVELFLNIGGSVTDLTMEWSYNTQLFRPDTIDRMMAGFETLLETVVENPAVRIGDIALGGERELLQKLADWNDTTVAYPDNQPLTHLLTKTAGQFADKVALVAGNQQRTYRELDLVSSQVAQALHRSGIGRGDVVGVLLDRTPDLLVALLAVMKAGAAYVPLDPDYPQDRIAFMLTDSGAKLLLTSRKYGRGGVGGQTPERLIETLLTESTDLPTTAPNLPLNGRDLAYILYTSGSTGRPKGVQIEHRSLVNLLDSMIDWPGITPDDRLLAVTTISFDIAGLELYLPLLTGATLVLADAETTRDGRALLQMLTDQQISLIQATPVTYRMLLAAGWEQPLPVKVLCCGEPLPKDLAQKLTARCASLWNMYGPTETTIYSSGKQILPTDEVITIGRPIHNTQIYILDEQQQPVADGVAGELYLAGDGVARGYLNRPELNTEKFVADPFSATPGARMYRTGDLGLFMPDGEINCLGRIDQQIKIRGYRIEPGEIEQVLLKQDGVHETLVMAREDRPGDRRLVAYVLAPELTDDTFINRVGDWKNQLRDVLPTYMVPADFVRIDQWPITPNGKIDRKALPKPAALTDLPGKSQPTSVIEKQIAQIWSEALGLTQIGLDDDFFDLGGHSMIAVQVMTQLETVTGRRLPLSTLMTAPTIQKLALLFDADKPATHWKSLVPIRPEGSKTPIYIIHGIGLNLLNFNSLVSYMDPDQPIYGLQARGLDGTDEPFDRMEDIAAFYISEIVQQNPDGPYAIAGYSFGGYVALEMAQQLQAMGKSVKMLAMFDTNAEPSIRHWSTGARFWWRATRQLPKLRWIGASLLKNPGQTIRYQAAFARSLSQRLMHKLGMYETPQVEPGMDHLSRIMEKHEIAYENYRFKSYDGVIDLFKAQSRIYFVEDNKSLGWGKYARQVRVHDVPGDHQMMMMPPTTRSSRRCYSVPWTGVPSRKM; encoded by the coding sequence ATGGTAGACAACGTTACAAACCCACAACTGACCGCCGTTGATTTTGATCCCTTCGCGGGACCGCCCATAGCCCTGCTGGCTCCGACGATCGAGCCGCAGCAAGAGCTATGGGCGTCCTGTCTGCTGGGGGGCGACGATGCCAGCCGGGCTTACAATGAGTCGGTGTCGCTGCGGTTTACGGGCCGGCTCGATAGGCTGCTTTTCGAGCGGGCCCTGCAACAACTGGTTCAGCGACACGAAGCCCTGCGGTCGGCATTCAGCGCCGACGGGCAGCAGATGCTTATTTTTTCGGAACTGATCATTCCGCTTTATTATCAGGATATCAGTGAGCAGTCGTCGGCTTCCCAGCAGCAGCTAACGGCCGACTACGTGCGGGTCGACGCCGAGTACCGGTTCGATCTGCTCGACGGGCCGTTGCTCAAACCGGGTCTGTTCCGGCTGGGCGAACTCGACCATCTGTTCGTACTGACCGCGCACCACATCGTCTGCGATGGCTGGTCGCTGGGGATTATGTTGCAGGATCTGGGCCGGATGTATTCCGGGCTGGTGCAGCACCGGCCGGTTAGCCTGCCCGCTCCGCCCCAGATCAGCGACTACGCCCATCAGCAGCTGATGTACTCCAACAGCCCGGCTTACCGGCAGACCGAACAGTACTGGCTCGACCTGTACCGGGATGCCGTGCCGACGGTGAGCCTGCCGACCGACTGGCCCCGTCCCGCTCTGCGAACCTTTCAGAGCGCCCGGCAGGATTACCCGCTGCGGGCTGATCTGGGACCGGCTCTGCGTAAGGTAGGGGCCAAAGCCGGAGCCAGTTTTGTGACGACGCTAATTGCCGCATTCGAGGTGCTGTTGCAGCGGCTGACGGGCCAAACCGACCTGATCGTTGGTCTGCCCACGGCGGGGCAATCGGCGACCGACAATCCGCGACTGGTTGGTCACTGCGTCAATTTGCTGCCCCTCCGCAGCCGCCCGCAACCCGATCTATCGTTTGTCGATTACCTGCGCGTCCGAAAGGGTGAGCTGCTCGACGCGTTCGAGCACCAGCAGCTGACGTTTGGCACCCTGCTCAAAAAACTGAGCATTCCCCGCGACCCCTCCCGTGTGCCGATGGTGCCGGTGCTCTTCAATGTCGACCTCGGCCTGACCGAAGATATTGCGTTCGAAGGACTTACGTATCAGTTCATTAGTAACCCCCGCGCCTACGAAACGGTCGAACTGTTTCTGAACATTGGCGGGTCGGTAACCGATCTGACGATGGAGTGGTCGTACAATACGCAGCTGTTCCGGCCCGATACCATCGATCGGATGATGGCTGGCTTTGAAACACTGCTGGAAACGGTTGTCGAAAACCCCGCCGTTCGCATTGGCGACATAGCCCTGGGCGGTGAGCGCGAGCTGCTGCAAAAACTCGCTGACTGGAACGACACGACGGTAGCTTACCCGGACAATCAGCCGCTGACGCACTTGCTGACCAAAACGGCCGGACAGTTTGCCGATAAAGTCGCGCTGGTGGCCGGGAATCAGCAGCGCACGTACCGCGAACTTGATTTGGTTTCGAGTCAGGTCGCGCAGGCACTGCACCGGTCGGGTATCGGCCGGGGCGACGTGGTGGGCGTCTTGCTCGACCGCACCCCCGACCTGCTGGTGGCGTTGCTGGCCGTGATGAAAGCCGGGGCCGCTTACGTCCCGCTCGACCCCGATTACCCGCAGGACCGTATCGCGTTTATGCTGACCGATTCGGGCGCGAAACTGTTGCTGACGTCCCGCAAATACGGGCGCGGTGGGGTAGGGGGTCAAACGCCAGAACGTCTGATTGAAACGCTGCTGACCGAATCGACAGACCTGCCCACAACTGCCCCCAACCTGCCGTTGAATGGCCGCGATCTGGCGTATATTCTGTACACGTCGGGCTCGACGGGCCGGCCGAAGGGGGTGCAGATCGAACACCGTAGTTTGGTCAATCTGCTCGACAGCATGATCGACTGGCCCGGTATCACGCCCGACGACCGGTTGCTGGCCGTTACAACCATTTCGTTCGACATCGCCGGGCTGGAACTTTACCTGCCGCTGCTGACGGGCGCAACACTGGTGCTGGCCGACGCCGAAACCACCCGCGACGGTCGGGCTTTGCTACAGATGCTGACCGATCAGCAGATCAGCCTGATTCAGGCAACACCGGTTACGTATCGGATGCTGCTGGCGGCTGGCTGGGAACAGCCGCTACCGGTGAAGGTACTGTGCTGTGGCGAACCGCTGCCAAAAGATCTGGCTCAGAAGCTGACCGCCCGCTGCGCGTCGCTGTGGAATATGTACGGCCCCACCGAAACAACGATCTATTCGTCGGGTAAGCAGATTCTGCCCACCGATGAGGTCATTACGATCGGTCGGCCCATCCATAACACGCAGATTTATATTCTCGATGAACAGCAGCAACCGGTGGCCGACGGGGTGGCGGGTGAGCTGTATCTGGCGGGTGATGGCGTGGCACGGGGCTACCTGAACCGGCCTGAGCTGAACACCGAAAAGTTTGTCGCCGACCCGTTTAGTGCTACGCCCGGCGCGCGGATGTACCGCACGGGCGACCTGGGTCTGTTCATGCCCGATGGTGAAATTAACTGTCTGGGTCGTATTGATCAGCAGATCAAGATTCGCGGCTATCGGATCGAACCGGGCGAAATCGAGCAGGTGCTGCTGAAGCAGGACGGTGTACACGAAACGCTGGTGATGGCGCGGGAAGACCGCCCCGGCGACAGGCGGCTGGTGGCCTATGTGCTGGCTCCTGAACTGACCGATGACACATTCATCAACCGCGTCGGCGACTGGAAAAACCAGCTACGCGATGTGCTGCCGACCTACATGGTTCCGGCTGATTTTGTGCGGATCGATCAATGGCCGATCACACCAAATGGTAAAATCGACCGAAAAGCCCTGCCCAAACCCGCTGCGCTGACTGACCTCCCCGGAAAGTCGCAGCCAACGAGTGTTATTGAGAAGCAGATTGCCCAGATCTGGAGCGAGGCCCTCGGGCTGACGCAGATTGGTCTGGACGACGATTTCTTTGACCTGGGTGGCCATTCGATGATTGCTGTGCAGGTGATGACGCAGCTCGAAACCGTAACCGGCCGACGGCTACCCCTGTCGACGCTGATGACCGCGCCAACCATCCAGAAGCTGGCCCTGCTGTTTGATGCCGACAAACCGGCTACGCACTGGAAATCGCTGGTACCGATCAGGCCGGAGGGGAGCAAGACGCCAATCTACATCATCCACGGTATCGGTCTTAATCTGCTGAATTTCAATAGTCTGGTGTCGTACATGGACCCCGATCAGCCCATCTACGGCTTACAGGCGCGGGGTCTTGACGGTACCGACGAGCCGTTTGACCGGATGGAGGATATTGCCGCCTTTTACATCAGCGAAATCGTGCAGCAGAACCCCGACGGGCCATATGCCATTGCCGGTTATTCGTTTGGCGGCTACGTGGCTCTTGAGATGGCGCAACAACTTCAGGCGATGGGTAAATCGGTGAAGATGCTGGCGATGTTTGATACCAACGCAGAACCGTCGATCCGTCACTGGTCGACGGGGGCGAGATTCTGGTGGCGCGCTACCCGACAGTTGCCTAAGCTACGCTGGATCGGTGCATCACTATTGAAAAATCCGGGGCAGACGATACGGTATCAGGCCGCGTTTGCCAGGTCGTTGTCGCAACGGCTGATGCATAAGTTGGGGATGTATGAAACGCCACAGGTAGAGCCGGGTATGGATCATCTGAGCCGGATCATGGAGAAGCATGAGATCGCCTACGAGAACTACCGGTTTAAATCCTACGACGGAGTCATCGACCTGTTCAAGGCACAGAGCCGGATTTACTTCGTGGAAGACAACAAGTCGCTGGGCTGGGGAAAATACGCCAGACAGGTACGGGTACACGACGTGCCGGGTGACCACCAGATGATGATGATGCCCCCAACGACAAGGTCTTCGCGCAGGTGTTACAGCGTGCCCTGGACCGGTGTTCCAAGTCGTAAGATGTGA